A window of the Lolium perenne isolate Kyuss_39 chromosome 7, Kyuss_2.0, whole genome shotgun sequence genome harbors these coding sequences:
- the LOC127314005 gene encoding proteasome subunit beta type-4: MDGSHANAAAAPTAGGGEGTQRTLNPYVTGNSVIAMKYKDGVIMACDTGASYGSTLRYKSVERIKAVGKHSLIGASGEFSDFQEILRYLDELTLSDHMWDDGNSLGPKEIHAYLTRVMYNRRNKFDPLWNSLVLGGVKKGPKGDEKYLGMVNMIGTHFEENHIATGFGNHMAIPILRGEWREDLTFEEAVKLIEKCLLVLLYRDRSSINKFQIAKITTEGSTIYLPYALKTNWGFAAFENPSQGAVGTW; the protein is encoded by the exons ATGGACGGATCTCACGCgaacgccgccgccgcgccgacgGCCGGAGGAGGAGAGGGGACGCAGAGGACACT GAATCCTTATGTTACTGGCAACTCGGTGATTGCAATGAAATACAAGGATGGTGTGATAATGGCATGCGACACTGGAG CTTCCTATGGGTCAACTTTGCGGTACAAGAGCGTGGAGCGCATTAAGGCAGTTGGTAAGCATAGCCTTATTGGAGCAAGTGGGGAGTTCAGTGACTTCCAGGAGATTTTGCGCTATTTGGATGAGTTAAC TTTGTCCGAtcatatgtgggatgatggaaacTCACTTGGCCCCAAGGAAATCCATGCCTACCTGACAAGAGTAATGTACAACAGGCGCAATAAGTTTGACCCTCTGTGGAACTCCCTGGTGCTTGGTGGAGTGAAAAAGGGCCCAAAGGGTGATGAGAAGTATCTTGGCATG GTTAACATGATTGGTACACACTTTGAggagaaccacatagctactggattTGGGAACCATATGGCAATCCCGATCCTTCGTGGTGAATGGCGCGAGGACCTGACTTTTGAAGAAGCTGTTAAGCTGATTGAGAAGTGCTTGCTGGTTCTGCTGTACCGTGACCGCTCATCTATCAACAAATTCCAG ATTGCCAAGATCACTACCGAGGGATCGACCATCTACCTGCCGTACGCCCTGAAGACCAACTGGGGCTTTGCCGCCTTCGAGAACCCATCCCAGGGTGCTGTAGGAACATGGTAG